From Theileria annulata chromosome 1, complete sequence, *** SEQUENCING IN PROGRESS ***, one genomic window encodes:
- a CDS encoding Tash-like protein, putative (Tap152h01.q1c.C.cand.12 - score = 71.37;~Signal peptide predicted for TA03115 by SignalP 2.0 HMM (Signal peptide probability 0.860, signal anchor probability 0.006) with cleavage site probability 0.615 between residues 26 and 27) — MKDLKMVVLKGVSLLCLITLCNINLSTEVYIDINDLEGKGFKILRYTKENMKKTIIYSTDNLPITGALDKGTIIWYDYLSEDCEKIVVTEFDNSNEVLVAVDLKKPMFDKTKYYIKQEGEYVRTPQKEFKHKMLVLVEKQEQGAEKTFEVNVEKASTSKKPVKRKKTQIQIQAKPKGKKRKKTATKTIKKRTKEDSETKISSSPECESKSDKLRSKIDESIHEIDDLTSDSRSESAHSSSKIEKSSSYFTSECQKSSSKISDSSSKVKLQDGSEINLTDASSGLLSDIPSVMTSDRSVTPVITPIPTPSQAVLEASEHEFEPEIIPIEILSDSDMDVDEPENTQIKSDAITQTDIKRTKIGETQTDSHMDRSTDEKKLEAVELERKSSIMAEGGSHGKFVPLKRRAFPTDLYHQDSSLEFEIRRRLRSSKGPKMAEKTRSTYLRTKNILDILNPKNNPRISCHYEINDGITSMLVRVKGDKVVNYIVEGKHIIHRSTNGKLLSLTVFSLSGEMKLLEIIMEESNGNYVRHYKRGVIFWVDSDADSFEQSYLELKSEIKHISDVVLDISVETDDDIFYCRSSEQNGIYNLVYYPKAGYHLKKIKCVSTLVWSSETRRCLSTVLTMDKNDIIRLIKLELLDPTDNNISELHFFWSNGVFMLVSESLYQEILETELTDYSQIDYDSDDSDYFHDPSPIKQSKPTHIESESTQTIKISKPSETTKPEEIETTKPAELEPENIPVELESDDEPIDLSIKQNSISTESASEEIDPETTEMEVGLYNDVEKPIDLSIKDKSITTGPTELQAETIPVQVESDDEEIDVVNVSEEEIDSVTEQTCVESDKDKEVNVKIPPLRPIPIRPIPSIPSTIPSIQSTIPPIPPTFIFSSTHTGAQEMHEERSPELPEKSDKKGEKHKKFGKTKTPEKPKVQDAKGSSVITAKPTASIYIDSDNDSRIEEGGMISEETISVSSESDDEDFTIQTLVYPNALMDMDILENKRFIEEEHVGIKCRTFYPEYGLGFKSILAKGHRIWYGWYYEFSNFVRIYEPEGGPILGLFRTIKIKPFKIKKCYFVELYNGKWAITNEQNFKMLIQQYVKSDSDNEENNNN, encoded by the coding sequence ATGAAGGATTTGAAAATGGTTGTATTGAAAGGAGTGAGCCTCCTATGTCTCATAACTCTGTGCAACATCAACCTCTCAACTGAAGTCTATATAGACATTAACGATTTAGAGGGGAAgggttttaaaattttaagataTACCAAagaaaatatgaaaaaaacaattatttactCAACAGACAATCTGCCTATAACAGGCGCATTGGATAAAGGAACTATAATTTGGTACGATTACCTGAGCGAAGATTGCGAAAAGATAGTCGTAACCGAATTTGACAACTCCAACGAAGTACTAGTAGCAGTGGATCTCAAAAAACCAATGTTCgataaaacaaaatattatataaaacaaGAGGGTGAGTATGTGAGAACGCCTCAAAAGGAGTTCAAACACAAAATGTTAGTTCTAGTCGAAAAGCAAGAACAAGGAGCTGAAAAAACCTTTGAAGTTAATGTTGAAAAAGCCTCAACAAGTAAAAAACCTGTAAAACGGAAGAAAACACAAATCCAAATCCAGGCTAAGCCTAAGGGTAAAAAAAGGAAAAAAACAGCCAcaaaaacaataaaaaaACGAACTAAAGAAGATTCTGAAACCAAAATTTCTTCAAGTCCTGAATGTGAATCAAAAAGTGATAAATTACGTTCTAAAATAGATGAATCAATTCATGAAATTGATGATTTAACTTCTGATTCTAGATCTGAAAGTGCTCATTCAAGCTCCAAAATTGAAAAGTCCAGTAGTTATTTTACTTCTGAATGTCAAAAATCATCTTCTAAAATTTCTGATTCTAGTTCTAAAGTTAAGTTGCAAGATGGTtctgaaattaatttaacagACGCTTCAAGTGGTTTATTGAGTGATATACCGAGTGTTATGACCTCCGACAGGTCCGTTACGCCGGTTATAACCCCAATTCCAACACCATCTCAAGCGGTTCTTGAGGCTTCAGAACACGAATTTGAGCCTGAAATTATCCCAATAGAAATATTATCGGATAGTGATATGGATGTTGATGAACCTGAAAATACTCAAATTAAATCTGATGCCATCACTCAAACTGATATAAAAAGGACTAAAATTGGTGAAACTCAAACTGACTCCCACATGGATAGATCAACAGATGAAAAGAAATTAGAAGCTGTTGAATTAGAAAGAAAGAGTTCAATAATGGCTGAGGGTGGTTCTCATGGCAAGTTTGTTCCATTGAAGAGGAGGGCATTTCCAACAGACTTATATCACCAGGATTCTAGTTTGGAGTTTGAGATTAGAAGGAGGCTTAGGAGCTCAAAAGGGCCAAAAATGGCTGAAAAAACTCGATCCACATACCTGAGGACTAAAAACATTTTAGACATCCTAAACCCCAAAAATAACCCCCGCATATCTTGTcattatgaaattaatgacGGAATTACTTCAATGTTAGTAAGGGTAAAAGGGGATAAAGTGGTAAATTACATTGTTGAAGGTAAACACATTATTCACAGGTCGACAAATGGGAAGTTATTATCTTTAACGGTATTTTCACTTTCGGGGGAGATGAAATTATTGGAAATTATAATGGAGGAATCGAATGGAAATTACGTAAGACATTACAAGAGAGGAGTTATTTTTTGGGTGGATTCAGATGCAGATTCATTTGAACAATCTTATTTAGAGCTTAAAAGTGAGATTAAACATATTTCAGATGTTGTTTTGGACATTAGTGTTGAAACTGATGATGACATATTTTACTGCAGAAGTAGTGAACAAAATggaatttataatttggtTTATTACCCTAAAGCTGGGTACCATTTGAAGAAAATCAAATGCGTTTCTACTTTAGTATGGAGTTCTGAGACGAGAAGATGTCTTTCTACAGTTTTAACAAtggataaaaatgatatcATCAGACTAATTAAGCTGGAATTACTCGATCCAACTGATAACAATATTAGTGAGTTGCATTTTTTCTGGTCAAATGGTGTTTTCATGTTAGTTTCTGAAAGTTTATACCAAGAAATTTTGGAAACTGAGTTAACAGATTATTCTCAAATAGACTATGATTCTGATGATTCTGATTATTTTCATGATCCAAGTCCTATTAAACAGTCTAAACCAACTCACATCGAATCTGAGTCAACCCAGACAATTAAAATAAGTAAGCCTAGTGAAACTACTAAACCAGAAGAGATAGAAACTACTAAACCAGCAGAGTTAGAACCAGAAAATATTCCAGTGGAACTAGAATCAGATGATGAACCAATTGATCTGAGTATTAAACAAAACTCTATAAGTACTGAATCAGCATCGGAAGAAATAGATCCAGAAACTACTGAAATGGAAGTAGGATTATATAATGACGTAGAGAAACCAATTGATCTGAGTATTAAAGATAAATCTATAACTACTGGACCTACTGAATTACAAGCAGAAACTATTCCAGTGCAAGTAGAATCAGATGATGAGGAAATTGATGTAGTAAATGTATCAGAAGAAGAAATCGATAGTGTAACTGAACAGACTTGTGTAGAAAGTGATAAAGATAAAGAAGTAAATGTTAAAATCCCGCCTCTTAGACCTATACCTATCAGGCCAATTCCATCAATACCATCCACAATTCCATCAATACAATCCACTATTCCTCCTATTCCTCctacttttattttttccagTACTCATACTGGTGCTCAAGAAATGCATGAAGAAAGGAGTCCAGAATTACCCGAGAAAAGTGATAAAAAAGGGGAGAAACataaaaaatttggaaaGACTAAGACACCTGAGAAGCCCAAGGTACAGGATGCGAAAGGTAGCTCTGTAATTACTGCTAAACCCACTGCTAGTATTTATATTGATAGCGATAATGATAGCAGAATTGAGGAAGGTGGTATGATTAGTGAAGAAACAATTAGTGTTAGTAGTGAAagtgatgatgaagatttTACGATTCAAACGTTAGTATATCCTAATGCGTTAATGGATATGGATATATTGGAAAATAAACGGTTTATTGAAGAGGAACACGTGGGAATTAAATGCAGAACATTTTATCCTGAATATGGACTCGGGTTTAAGAGTATTTTGGCCAAGGGTCATAGAATTTGGTACGGATGGTACTATGAGTTTAGTAATTTTGTAAGAATTTACGAACCTGAGGGAGGACCTATTCTCGGCCTTTTTAGGACAATCAAAATAAAAccatttaaaatcaaaaaatgTTACTTTGTAGAATTATACAATGGGAAATGGGCAATCACTAATGAacaaaatttcaaaatgCTTATTCAACAATATGTCAAATCGGACTCAGATAATGAAGAGaataataacaattaa
- a CDS encoding uncharacterized protein (Tap152h01.q1c.cand.28 - score = 17.81), which translates to MCRPMNKEKILDCAFMEGESMGVVLQSGKALKLYFNPCKSTKLKVLFYHYL; encoded by the coding sequence ATGTGTAGACCGATGAATAAGGAAAAGATATTGGATTGCGCATTTATGGAAGGCGAAAGTATGGGTGTGGTATTGCAGAGCGGAAAGGCGCTTAAGCTCTATTTTAACCCGTGTAAATCAACTAAATTGAAGGTCCTCTTTTATCATTATctttaa
- a CDS encoding Tash(AT)-like protein, putative (Tap152h01.q1c.C.cand.9 - score = 36.44;~SMART 1 transmembrane domain at aa 7-26; AT_hook (SM0384) at aa 158-170, E()=5.93e-01;~1 probable transmembrane helix predicted for TA03130 by TMHMM2.0 at aa 7-26), producing the protein MVRFNTLCIFYGLVIYYIRIVSSILLDLENVNISKFYTMRIVERGVTKIMILSTPENKITEVYNGIFFVWSPDPGEYVKCVTIYEFRYTKRVIMSIEIENPRKTDMYYLSKYRWNYKYISKEDFEKEYQSMLLIEKELEYGIQKQKHESGTEKVFIPKRKRGRPRKHKPKIKDTDYKTRKSKKQSIAQEETTQQLEKLDPEVTTTTKEESEESKEPTQTPTKESKTDSAQITQLTEEPKPQLQPEITPVEIGSDEEPEEEEPVHLSQYYTETIEHIEPTSTMDLLLSDYEHLEPEELEISDIEPSESVVEQTEEELELDSIHFEISSDESSQQTEKQPEEHKEPEIEFEISSDDEPEHTRETTELQPETIPVEIESDDEHEDIDLEQELLNEPLFGEDVEKLLERELDNIGISTNELDSVFEEKSKDDN; encoded by the coding sequence ATGGTTCGATTTAATACtttatgtattttttatggactagttatttattatataagGATTGTATCTTCAATTCTGTTAGATTtggaaaatgtaaatatttcaaaattttatacaatgAGAATTGTTGAACGCGGAGTAACTAAGATTATGATATTATCTACACCAGAAAATAAGATAACTGAAGTATATAATGGCATTTTTTTTGTATGGAGTCCAGATCCCGGTGAATATGTTAAATGTGTTACTATTTACGAATTCCGTTACACAAAAAGAGTTATTATGTCcattgaaattgaaaatcCAAGAAAAACCGATATGTATTATCTATCTAAATATAGATggaattataaatatatcagTAAAGAGGACTTTGAAAAGGAATATCAATCAATGTTATTGATTGAGAAAGAATTAGAATATGGAATACAAAAACAAAAACATGAAAGTGGAACAGAAAAGGTTTTTATACCTAAACGTAAACGAGGTAGACCAAGAAAACATAAACCAAAAATTAAGGATACCGATTATAAAACTAGGAAAAGTAAAAAGCAATCTATTGCTCAAGAAGAAACTACTCAACAACTAGAAAAATTAGACCCTGAAGTAACTACTACTACAAAAGAAGAATCTGAAGAGTCTAAAGAACCTACTCAAACACCTACTAAAGAATCCAAAACGGATTCCGCTCAAATTACTCAACTAACTGAGGAACCAAAACCACAGTTACAACCAGAAATTACTCCAGTTGAAATAGGATCGGATGAAGAACCTGAGGAAGAAGAACCAGTTCATCTATCACAATATTATACTGAAACTATAGAACATATAGAACCTACTTCTACCATGGATTTGTTATTAAGTGATTATGAACATTTAGAACCTGAGGAGCTTGAAATTTCAGATATTGAACCAAGTGAATCAGTTGTGGAACAGACTGAAGAAGAATTAGAATTAGATTCAATTCATTTTGAAATTTCATCAGATGAATCAAGTCAACAAACAGAAAAACAACCAGAAGAACATAAAGAACCAGAAAtagaatttgaaatttcaTCAGATGATGAACCAGAACACACAAGAGAAACTACTGAATTACAACCAGAAACTATTCCAGTGGAAATTGAGTCAGATGATGAACATGAGGATATTGATCTGGAACAAGAGTTATTAAATGAACCACTATTTGGAGAAGATGTTGAGAAATTGTTAGAACGTGAACTTGATAATATTGGTATATCAACAAATGAACTTGATTCAGTATTTGAAGAGAAATCTAAAGATGACAATTAG
- a CDS encoding Tash1-like protein, putative (Tap152h01.q1c.C.cand.10 - score = 40.23): MVRFNTLCIFYGLVIYYIRIVSSNVLDLNNLDNPKFYTMRIVEQGVTKIMILSTPENKITEIRRGRLLIWSLDPGEYVKCVTVFIFHWSGKVLINFEIENPRRTDMYYLHKYYSHFKYISKREFEEEYRTLLLIEKELESEIRKHKSIGETDLGFKPTKLRRLIGKIKHSEEPTKHTQPTELETTEPEDLDPETIHFEVSSDDEEEKPLDLSIKHKSKTTEAEQIETTESEEIDPETIKVEVGSDDEDTCEEELTKQERKDQLMDKLKKMIKQRIKEKSKHTQELDPETTEMELESDEEEKPLDLSTKQDRKQVMDKLKKMIKQRIKEKTKHTQELDPETTEPEDLETSEPEDLDPETIPVELESDEEELELPEPLDLSIKHKSKTIEPEEVETTEPEELDPETIPVDIESDEEDE, translated from the coding sequence ATGGTTCGATTTAATACtttatgtattttttatggactagttatttattatataagGATTGTGTCTTCAAATGTATTagatttgaataatttagataatccaaaattttatacaatgAGAATTGTTGAACAAGGAGTAACTAAGATTATGATATTATCTACACCAGAAAATAAGATAACTGAAATACGTAGAGGTAGACTTTTGATCTGGAGTCTAGATCCCGGTGAATATGTTAAATGTGTTACCGTCTTTATATTTCATTGGTCCGGTAAAGTACTCATAAATTTCGAAATTGAAAATCCAAGAAGAACCGATATGTATTATctacataaatattattcacATTTCAAATATATCAGTAAAAGGGAATTTGAAGAAGAATATAGAACATTGTTATTGATTGAGAAAGAATTAGAATCTGAAATACGAAAACATAAATCTATAGGTGAAACAGATCTTGGTTTTAAACCTACAAAACTTAGAAGACTTATAGGAAAAATAAAGCATAGCGAAGAACCAACTAAACATACACAACCTACAGAACTAGAAACTACAGAACCAGAAGATTTAGATCCAGAAACTATTCATTTTGAAGTTTCatcagatgatgaagaagagAAACCACTTGATCTGAGTATTAAACATAAATCTAAAACTACAGAAGCTGAACAGATAGAAACTACTGAATCAGAAGAAATAGATCCAGAAACTATTAAAGTGGAAGTAGGatcagatgatgaagataCTTGTGAGGAAGAACTCACGAAACAAGAAAGAAAAGATCAACTAATggataaattaaagaagatgataaaaCAAAGAATAAAAGAAAAGTCTAAACATACACAAGAGTTAGATCCAGAAACTACTGAAATGGAACTAGAatcagatgaagaagaGAAACCACTTGATCTGAGTACTAAACAAGATAGAAAACAGGTAATggataaattaaagaagatgataaaaCAAAGAATAAAAGAAAAGACTAAACATACACAAGAGTTAGATCCAGAAACTACAGAACCAGAAGATTTAGAAACTTCAGAACCAGAAGATTTAGATCCAGAAACTATTCCAGTAGAACTAGAatcagatgaagaagaacTTGAGTTACCAGAACCACTTGATCTGAGTATTAAACATAAATCTAAAACTATTGAACCAGAAGAGGTAGAAACTACAGAACCAGAAGAGTTAGATCCAGAAACTATTCCAGTGGATATAGAatcagatgaagaagatgagTAA
- a CDS encoding Tash-like protein, putative (Tap152h01.q1c.C.cand.11 - score = 15.22;~Signal peptide predicted for TA03120 by SignalP 2.0 HMM (Signal peptide probability 0.874, signal anchor probability 0.060) with cleavage site probability 0.793 between residues 23 and 24), with amino-acid sequence MVRVNTLCLFYTLIIYCIKIVSSNELEINQIGESGCRIVTVVHDGVARVLIYPSIQKPIRLIRDLNNVIWMGHPEESLRCLTIITFSWSVKAILFIEVSNAVSIDVFFLRKHMNWYKNITRKECKLEYRCFVDIAKDHLEKTGEAIKPQLPFIVPEKLPKTKPKKEKKREYPFEMDDTEEPAKKKIPTHTELEPETIPVEIESDDEEDEVDVLNVSRPDESDEQSEQND; translated from the coding sequence ATGGTTCGAGTTAATACTTTATGTCTTTTTTATacactaattatttattgtataaAGATTGTATCTTCAAACGAGTTAgaaattaatcaaatagGGGAGTCGGGATGTAGAATAGTAACTGTGGTTCATGACGGGGTGGCAAGGGTTTTGATATATCCATCGATACAGAAACCTATTAGGTTGATTCgagatttaaataatgtcATATGGATGGGTCACCCAGAAGAGTCACTGAGATGCCTCACTATTATTACTTTCAGTTGGTCTGTAAAAgcaattttatttattgagGTTAGTAATGCTGTTAGCATTGATGTTTTTTTCTTACGGAAACATATGAATtggtataaaaatataacaagGAAAGAATGCAAACTTGAATATCGGTGCTTTGTTGATATTGCCAAAGATCATTTAGAAAAAACCGGAGAAGCTATAAAGCCACAACTACCTTTTATAGTACCTGAAAAACTTCCAAAAACTAAACCCAAAAAAGAGAAAAAACGTGAATATCCATTTGAAATGGATGATACTGAAGAACCTGCTAAAAAGAAGATACCAACACATACAGAGCTAGAACCAGAAACAATTCCAGTGGAAATTGAGtcagatgatgaagaagatgaagtTGATGTATTAAATGTATCAAGACCTGACGAATCAGATGAACAAAGTGAACaaaatgattaa
- a CDS encoding Tash-like protein, putative (Tap152h01.q1c.C.cand.13 - score = 37.22;~Signal peptide predicted for TA03110 by SignalP 2.0 HMM (Signal peptide probability 0.996, signal anchor probability 0.000) with cleavage site probability 0.928 between residues 23 and 24) codes for MFTHHVLIIFLAGILCKSGNVWAEDLDLNSPLNSGFSVNTTTNNGLIYTEISSNTEKYISRVKNTLDTLWEEKEGQICMGVTLVSSPKLDDTLVLIEVLTSDGFVNSYYKKMGNLYLQIVEGEYNKKIRDMEIVSTDNTTQQGTDSKDTSSKDTEDSTSNLGSNLEANTQNTHKSDNKSRNVSELDVPSRRILNILGLDSNDRISYEYEINDGIPCLIVEVLKPKNKRITAVSENEVLIWVGSDSERLLTLSAHSFYGDYRLVEVIYTSSEQSDNFSNYYKKYDNQWLQCDSQEFENTYMDMKNKIEIVGSVVLDVSAPPNLEEFYLKHETSDLLQATTFFPLTGYHLKQVVDKDKQVWKSDSKRSTAVTLITSISSDLTVNMLKIEITNDRKDSFKYFMKDNSGNYTSINKDTYNKIIKDPQSHFNQLNGQVLNSDSTHFDTLSSETPKPSNSSNLRKVGMELDIMNHDLNYVLVDTRKGVEFRTFTPYNGLVFTSIKYLSNIIWKAQNGQSSTFVRVFFPSGTPRLGFVNINIDPSTDNSVNGFKSGNSDIVTSYFVDDYGTWKFVDFETFSTHFDFYSNNAVPTPDSSAESQVQCPLKEADPLSFFIFDINTDQNP; via the coding sequence ATGTTTACACATCAcgttttaataatatttttagcAGGAATTTTGTGTAAAAGCGGGAATGTGTGGGCAGAGGACTTGGACCTAAACTCTCCATTAAACTCGGGATTCTCAGTCAATACCACAACCAATAATGGGTTAATATACACTGAAATCTCCTCTAACACTGAGAAATACATATCTAGGGTCAAGAACACGCTTGATACTCTCTGGGAAGAGAAAGAAGGTCAGATTTGCATGGGCGTTACCCTAGTTTCAAGCCCTAAGCTTGACGATACTTTGGTGTTGATTGAAGTTCTAACAAGTGACGGTTTCGTAAATTCTTATTACAAGAAAATGGGAAATCTATACCTTCAAATTGTAGAAGgtgaatataataaaaaaattagagATATGGAAATTGTATCCACTGATAACACTACACAACAGGGAACTGATTCTAAGGATACTAGTAGTAAGGATACTGAGGATAGTACCAGTAATTTGGGTAGCAATTTGGAAGCTAATACCCAAAATACTCACAAATCAGATAATAAAAGTAGAAATGTAAGTGAATTAGATGTTCCCAGTAGAAGAATTTTGAACATATTGGGGTTGGATAGTAATGACAGAATTTCATATgaatatgaaataaatgATGGTATTCCCTGTTTAATAGTTGAGGTTTTAAAGCCTAAGAATAAGCGTATTACTGCGGTTTCAGAGAACGAAGTTTTGATATGGGTGGGTTCCGATTCTGAGCGTTTATTAACTCTTTCAGCGCACTCATTTTACGGCGATTACAGGCTCGTAGAGGTTATTTATACCTCTTCTGAACAGTCTGATAACTTCTCCAATTACTATAAGAAATATGATAATCAGTGGCTCCAATGTGATTCTCAGGAGTTTGAGAACACCTACATGGACATGAAAAACAAAATTGAGATTGTCGGATCTGTCGTTCTTGACGTTTCAGCTCCCCCCAATTTGGAAGAGTTTTACCTCAAACACGAGACCTCAGACCTTCTTCAGGCCACAACTTTCTTCCCTCTCACAGGTTATCATTTAAAACAAGTTGTTGATAAAGATAAACAAGTTTGGAAATCTGATTCCAAACGGTCTACTGCTGTCACACTTATCACTAGTATAAGTTCTGATTTAACAGTTaatatgttaaaaattgaGATTACTAATGATCGGAAGGACTCTTTTAAGTATTTCATGAAGGACAATTCTGGAAATTACACCTCAATTAACAAGGACACttataacaaaattatcaaaGACCCTCAATCACACTTCAATCAACTCAATGGTCAAGTTTTAAATTCTGACTCCACTCACTTTGATACTTTAAGTTCTGAAACGCCAAAACCTTCAAATAGTTCAAATCTCCGTAAGGTGGGAATGGAATTGGACATAATGAATCATGATTTGAACTATGTATTAGTCGATACCCGTAAAGGTGTTGAGTTTAGAACCTTTACGCCCTATAATGGTTTGGTTTTTACTTCAATTAAATATCTCTCAAACATTATTTGGAAGGCACAAAATGGTCAAAGCTCGACTTTTGTAAGGGTTTTCTTTCCCTCGGGAACACCCAGACTCGGGTTCGTCAATATCAACATCGACCCCTCAACTGATAATAGTGTTAATGGTTTTAAGAGTGGGAATTCTGATATAGTAACTAGTTATTTTGTGGATGATTACGGGACTTGGAAGTTTGTTGATTTTGAAACCTTTTCAACTCATTTTGACTTTTACTCAAACAATGCAGTACCAACACCTGATTCTTCAGCTGAATCGCAGGTTCAATGCCCTTTAAAGGAAGCCGATCCTCTCAGCTTCTTCATTTTCGATATTAACACTGATCAAAATCCTTGA